In Kineococcus mangrovi, the following are encoded in one genomic region:
- a CDS encoding DUF6458 family protein: protein MHLTNHSFAFTVGAVLAFAVHVDLPVLDLAVVGWILMLVALASTLLEVVGRRTRTRAPGTGSGPQPGPARTSTAARVSPSVAPWDTRAFHAVARPAGES, encoded by the coding sequence GTGCACCTCACGAACCACAGCTTCGCGTTCACCGTCGGCGCCGTGCTGGCCTTCGCCGTCCACGTCGACCTCCCGGTGCTCGACCTGGCGGTCGTGGGGTGGATCCTCATGCTCGTGGCGCTGGCCTCGACGCTGCTGGAGGTCGTGGGCCGGCGGACCCGGACCCGCGCGCCGGGGACGGGGTCCGGACCGCAGCCCGGCCCCGCCCGCACCTCGACCGCCGCCCGGGTCTCCCCCTCGGTGGCGCCGTGGGACACCCGCGCGTTCCACGCCGTCGCGCGACCGGCCGGGGAGTCCTGA
- the def gene encoding peptide deformylase: MAIQPIRLFGDPVLRQRAAEVTTFDKELRQLVKDLEETMLAAPGAGLAAPQLGVSLRVFTYHADGELGHLVNPVLDLSEECQEGDEGCLSFPGIIADTRRSLHVVAKGFDMHGEPVTISGSEFKARAIQHETDHLDGVLFIDRLDKAQRKLALKAVREAEWMGLEAPQVKVSPHATFGQAR, from the coding sequence GTGGCGATCCAGCCGATCCGACTCTTCGGGGACCCGGTCCTGCGCCAGCGCGCGGCCGAGGTCACCACCTTCGACAAGGAGCTGCGCCAGCTCGTCAAGGACCTCGAGGAGACGATGCTCGCCGCCCCCGGCGCCGGGCTGGCCGCGCCCCAGCTCGGGGTCTCGCTGCGCGTGTTCACCTACCACGCCGACGGCGAGCTCGGGCACCTCGTCAACCCCGTGCTCGACCTGTCCGAGGAGTGCCAGGAGGGCGACGAGGGGTGCCTGTCGTTCCCCGGGATCATCGCCGACACCCGCCGCTCGCTGCACGTCGTGGCCAAGGGCTTCGACATGCACGGCGAACCGGTGACCATCTCCGGCTCGGAGTTCAAGGCCCGCGCCATCCAGCACGAGACCGACCACCTCGACGGCGTCCTGTTCATCGACCGCCTCGACAAGGCTCAGCGCAAGCTCGCGCTCAAGGCCGTCCGCGAGGCCGAGTGGATGGGGCTGGAGGCCCCGCAGGTGAAGGTGTCCCCGCACGCCACCTTCGGACAGGCGAGGTAG
- the fmt gene encoding methionyl-tRNA formyltransferase, which yields MRLVVAGTPDVALASLDALLASRHEVVAVLTRPDAAAGRGRKQAASPVAQRAREVGLPVLQPARPRGEEFLAELRSYAPDACPVVAYGALVPAEALAVPRLGWLNLHFSLLPAWRGAAPVQRAVMAGDDVTGACVFQLEEGLDTGPVHASLREPVGARDTAGDLLGRLAVSGARLLVDVLDALEDGTAVARPQEGEATLAPKIDVEEAQVDWTASAAHVDRLVRGCTPDPGAWTTFRGERVKLGPVVPLEGPDLAPGGVLVERKRVLVGTGAGVVALGTVQAAGKKAMGASDWARGTRPGPGEEFA from the coding sequence GTGCGCCTCGTCGTCGCCGGCACCCCCGACGTCGCCCTCGCCTCCCTCGACGCGCTGCTGGCCAGCCGCCACGAGGTCGTCGCGGTCCTGACCCGCCCGGACGCCGCCGCCGGTCGCGGCCGCAAGCAAGCCGCCTCGCCCGTCGCGCAGCGCGCCCGCGAGGTCGGCCTGCCCGTCCTGCAACCGGCCCGCCCGCGCGGTGAGGAGTTCCTCGCCGAACTGCGCTCGTACGCCCCCGACGCGTGCCCCGTCGTCGCCTACGGCGCGCTCGTGCCCGCCGAGGCGCTCGCGGTCCCGCGACTGGGCTGGCTGAACCTGCACTTCTCGCTGCTGCCGGCATGGCGCGGTGCGGCCCCCGTGCAGCGGGCCGTCATGGCCGGTGACGACGTCACCGGGGCCTGCGTCTTCCAGCTCGAGGAGGGGCTGGACACCGGCCCCGTCCACGCCTCGCTGCGCGAACCCGTCGGGGCGCGCGACACCGCCGGTGACCTGCTGGGCCGCCTCGCCGTCTCGGGCGCGCGCCTGCTCGTCGACGTGCTGGATGCGCTCGAGGACGGCACCGCCGTGGCGCGGCCGCAGGAGGGCGAGGCGACCCTCGCGCCGAAGATCGACGTGGAGGAGGCGCAGGTGGACTGGACCGCGAGCGCGGCGCACGTCGACCGCCTCGTGCGCGGCTGCACGCCCGACCCCGGCGCGTGGACGACGTTCCGCGGCGAGCGGGTCAAGCTCGGGCCGGTCGTGCCGCTCGAGGGGCCGGACCTTGCCCCGGGGGGCGTGCTCGTGGAGAGGAAGCGCGTGCTCGTGGGGACCGGGGCGGGCGTCGTCGCGCTCGGCACCGTGCAGGCCGCGGGGAAGAAGGCGATGGGCGCGTCCGACTGGGCGCGCGGGACCCGGCCTGGGCCGGGGGAGGAGTTCGCGTGA
- a CDS encoding RsmB/NOP family class I SAM-dependent RNA methyltransferase, with the protein MTGPSVPGVRTPRRGVKQDRFTRVDPARAVAFEVLRAVATQDAYANLVLPKLLREKRLGGRDAAFATELAYGVLRGRGTYDALLATLVDRPLADLDDGVLDVLRMGLHQLLGMRVPDHAAVATSVALARTHVGGGPSGLVNAVLRKASGRELEEWAAQVAPGDSDDDLAVRHSHPQWVVRSLREALRAHGHDTGELVDLLVADNTPAHVALAALPGLSTVDDLVGRDAHVEVGTGRWSPTAAHVVHGDPGRLAAVRAGRARVQDEGSQLVALVLAAADVEGRDERWLDLCAGPGGKAALLAATAAGRGAALTAVEVAPHRADLVRQALAPVEAVAAGTVQVRVGDGREVGAVEPAGYDRVLVDAPCTGLGALRRRPEARWRRTPADLAGLAPLQRELLGSALDAVRPGGVVAYATCSPVLSETRLVVDDALKAAAKRGVAAERIDTPAVLERVVPGLPGAAAGLGVQLWPHTHGTDAMHVALVRRTG; encoded by the coding sequence GTGACCGGTCCGTCCGTCCCCGGGGTCCGCACCCCCCGTCGCGGGGTGAAGCAGGACCGCTTCACCCGCGTCGACCCGGCGCGCGCCGTGGCGTTCGAGGTGCTGCGCGCCGTTGCCACCCAGGACGCCTACGCCAACCTCGTCCTGCCGAAGCTGCTGCGCGAGAAGCGGTTGGGCGGCCGTGACGCCGCCTTCGCCACCGAGCTGGCCTACGGCGTCCTGCGCGGTCGCGGCACGTACGACGCGCTGCTGGCCACCCTCGTGGACCGGCCGCTGGCCGACCTCGACGACGGGGTCCTGGACGTCCTGCGGATGGGGTTGCACCAGCTGCTGGGGATGCGGGTGCCCGACCACGCGGCCGTCGCCACGTCCGTGGCGCTCGCGCGCACGCACGTCGGCGGGGGGCCGTCCGGTCTCGTCAACGCCGTGCTGCGCAAGGCCTCCGGCCGCGAGCTGGAGGAGTGGGCGGCGCAGGTCGCCCCCGGGGACTCCGACGACGACCTCGCCGTGCGGCACTCCCACCCGCAGTGGGTCGTGCGCAGCCTGCGGGAGGCGTTGCGCGCGCACGGCCACGACACCGGCGAGCTCGTCGACCTGCTCGTGGCCGACAACACGCCCGCCCACGTCGCGCTCGCCGCGCTGCCCGGGTTGAGCACCGTCGACGACCTCGTCGGCCGCGACGCCCACGTCGAGGTCGGCACGGGGCGCTGGTCCCCGACGGCCGCGCACGTCGTCCACGGCGACCCCGGCCGCCTCGCCGCCGTCCGCGCCGGGCGCGCCCGCGTCCAGGACGAGGGGTCCCAGCTCGTGGCCCTCGTCCTCGCCGCCGCCGACGTCGAGGGCCGCGACGAGCGCTGGCTCGACCTGTGCGCCGGGCCGGGCGGCAAGGCCGCGCTGCTGGCCGCCACCGCCGCCGGACGCGGAGCCGCGCTGACCGCCGTCGAGGTCGCCCCGCACCGCGCCGACCTCGTCCGGCAGGCCCTGGCCCCCGTCGAGGCCGTCGCCGCCGGGACCGTCCAGGTCCGCGTCGGGGACGGCCGCGAGGTCGGCGCCGTCGAACCCGCCGGCTACGACCGCGTCCTCGTCGACGCCCCCTGCACCGGCCTCGGCGCCCTGCGGCGGCGCCCGGAGGCCCGCTGGCGCCGCACCCCCGCCGACCTCGCCGGCCTGGCGCCGCTGCAGCGCGAGCTGCTCGGCTCCGCGCTCGACGCCGTCCGTCCCGGCGGGGTCGTGGCCTACGCGACGTGCTCGCCCGTGCTGTCCGAGACCCGCCTGGTCGTCGACGACGCGCTCAAGGCGGCCGCCAAGCGCGGTGTCGCGGCCGAGCGCATCGACACCCCCGCCGTCCTGGAGCGGGTCGTCCCCGGGCTACCGGGCGCCGCGGCCGGGCTCGGGGTGCAGCTGTGGCCGCACACCCACGGCACCGACGCCATGCACGTGGCCCTGGTCCGCCGGACGGGGTGA
- a CDS encoding isocitrate lyase/PEP mutase family protein, with protein sequence MNSAEKAARLRQLHEDPELLVLVNVWDAVSATVVAGEPQTRALATAGHSIAATFGYGDGEQIPLDLALSLVERIVVAAGDLPVSADLDGGFGNAGETVRKAIGVGVVGANVEDRLRPLAESVANVEAVVAAGEAEGVPFVLNARTDAFVRGGDRPRDVVLADAVERGRAYLAAGATTVFAPGPLDEEAVAHLVDAFGPQKLSVIGLPGVPPQQRLAELGVARITYGPLTQRVALTALQDAARGIYAGGGVPEGTRPLN encoded by the coding sequence GTGAACTCCGCCGAGAAGGCCGCGCGACTGCGCCAGCTGCACGAAGACCCCGAGCTCCTCGTCCTCGTCAACGTCTGGGACGCCGTGTCGGCGACCGTCGTGGCGGGCGAACCGCAGACCAGGGCCCTGGCCACGGCCGGGCACTCCATCGCCGCCACCTTCGGGTACGGCGACGGTGAGCAGATCCCCCTCGACCTCGCCCTGAGCCTCGTCGAGCGCATCGTCGTCGCGGCCGGGGACCTGCCCGTGTCCGCCGACCTCGACGGCGGGTTCGGGAACGCCGGCGAGACCGTCCGCAAGGCCATCGGCGTCGGCGTCGTGGGCGCCAACGTCGAGGACCGGCTGCGCCCGCTGGCCGAGTCCGTCGCGAACGTCGAGGCGGTCGTGGCGGCCGGTGAGGCCGAGGGCGTGCCGTTCGTGCTCAACGCCCGCACCGACGCGTTCGTGCGCGGTGGCGACCGTCCCCGCGACGTCGTCCTGGCCGACGCCGTCGAGCGCGGCCGGGCCTACCTGGCCGCCGGCGCCACGACCGTCTTCGCGCCCGGTCCCCTCGACGAGGAGGCGGTGGCCCACCTCGTCGACGCGTTCGGCCCGCAGAAGCTGTCCGTCATCGGCCTGCCCGGCGTCCCGCCGCAGCAGCGCCTCGCAGAGCTCGGCGTCGCCCGCATCACGTACGGGCCGCTGACGCAGCGCGTCGCGCTGACCGCGCTGCAGGACGCCGCCCGCGGCATCTACGCCGGCGGCGGCGTCCCGGAGGGGACCCGGCCGCTGAACTAG
- a CDS encoding alpha-hydroxy acid oxidase: protein MTWIEDLARRADAVLPDYVSAYYHSNAGDGSCDREGIADWNAFRLRPAVLHDASAQDTTTEVLGTRVAAPVLVAPMAQQVGARPEGEVLTAQGAAKAGTLLGVSTNTGARFDDIAAQGAPWWYQVYVARDREATRLLVERAAAAGARALILTVDTTPIGREIPAIDPRNWPAGPRRNRTANLTAAELERFGADTDMALDLTPDTIGWLAEVSGLPVLCKGVLTARDARRCVDGGAEGIIVSTHGGRRLGNSVTSAYALPEILAEVGAEVEVHVDSGVRGGAQAAVALALGARAVHVGRPVMWGLAADGADGVADVLTRYQAELTTTLRQMGIGSVRDLRPSDVVVR, encoded by the coding sequence GTGACCTGGATCGAGGACCTCGCCCGCCGCGCCGACGCCGTGCTGCCCGACTACGTGTCGGCGTACTACCACTCCAACGCCGGTGACGGCTCCTGCGACCGCGAGGGCATCGCGGACTGGAACGCCTTCCGCCTGCGGCCCGCGGTGCTGCACGACGCCTCCGCCCAGGACACCACGACCGAGGTCCTCGGCACCCGGGTCGCCGCCCCCGTCCTCGTCGCGCCGATGGCGCAGCAGGTCGGAGCACGCCCCGAGGGCGAGGTCCTGACGGCCCAGGGGGCCGCCAAGGCCGGGACGCTGCTCGGTGTCTCCACCAACACCGGTGCCCGCTTCGACGACATCGCCGCCCAGGGCGCCCCCTGGTGGTACCAGGTCTACGTCGCCCGCGACCGCGAGGCCACGCGGCTGCTCGTCGAGCGGGCCGCCGCCGCCGGTGCCCGCGCCCTCATCCTCACCGTCGACACCACCCCCATCGGGCGGGAGATCCCGGCGATCGACCCGCGCAACTGGCCCGCCGGCCCGCGCAGGAACCGCACCGCCAACCTCACCGCGGCCGAGCTCGAACGGTTCGGCGCCGACACCGACATGGCGCTCGACCTCACCCCCGACACCATCGGCTGGCTCGCCGAGGTCTCCGGCCTGCCCGTGCTCTGCAAGGGTGTGCTCACCGCCCGCGACGCGCGCCGCTGCGTCGACGGCGGCGCGGAAGGGATCATCGTGTCCACCCACGGCGGTCGCCGCCTGGGCAACTCCGTCACCTCCGCGTACGCGCTGCCGGAGATCCTCGCCGAGGTCGGGGCCGAGGTGGAGGTCCACGTCGACTCCGGCGTCCGCGGCGGGGCGCAGGCCGCCGTGGCGCTCGCGCTCGGCGCCCGGGCCGTGCACGTCGGCCGCCCCGTCATGTGGGGGCTCGCGGCCGACGGCGCGGACGGGGTCGCCGACGTGCTCACGCGCTACCAGGCCGAGCTGACGACGACGTTGCGGCAGATGGGGATCGGGTCGGTCCGGGACCTGCGGCCCAGCGACGTCGTGGTCCGCTGA
- a CDS encoding type II toxin-antitoxin system death-on-curing family toxin yields MILPVRYLTVGDVVRFTAIFPDGPFDVRDAGLLALAVQRPQLQVLGRDAYPDLSRKAAALLHSLVRTRPLVDGNERTAILSAMAMLHLNGTGVGAAPVPAGTALTRDVADGTLDDVAQIAARLDSLVRRLG; encoded by the coding sequence GTGATCCTGCCCGTCCGCTACCTCACGGTCGGTGACGTCGTCCGCTTCACCGCGATCTTCCCCGACGGCCCTTTCGACGTCCGGGACGCGGGTCTGCTGGCCCTGGCCGTGCAGCGGCCGCAGCTGCAGGTGCTCGGCCGGGACGCCTACCCCGACCTGTCCCGCAAGGCCGCCGCGCTGCTGCACTCCCTCGTGCGCACGCGCCCCCTCGTCGACGGCAACGAGCGCACGGCGATCCTGTCCGCCATGGCGATGCTGCACCTCAACGGCACCGGTGTCGGCGCGGCGCCGGTGCCGGCCGGGACGGCGCTCACCCGCGACGTCGCCGACGGCACCCTCGACGACGTCGCGCAGATCGCGGCGCGGCTGGACTCCCTCGTCCGCCGCCTGGGGTGA
- the rpe gene encoding ribulose-phosphate 3-epimerase, with the protein MRSDRGPQVNPSILSADFANLQAELARIATADAAHVDVMDGHFVPNLTLGLPVVEALQRVSPVPLDCHLMIEDPDRWAPAYAEAGAAGVTFHAEAARAPVKLARDIRAAGGRAGIALRPATPVEPFLDLLPEFDMLLVMTVEPGFGGQGFLDVTLPKIRRARAAIGDLDVRLQVDGGVSTATVERAAEAGADVFVAGSAVYGADDAAAAIGELRDLAARACAH; encoded by the coding sequence GTGCGCAGCGACCGAGGACCCCAGGTCAACCCCAGCATCCTGTCCGCCGACTTCGCGAACCTGCAGGCCGAGCTGGCCCGCATCGCCACGGCCGACGCCGCCCACGTCGACGTCATGGACGGCCACTTCGTCCCCAACCTCACCCTCGGTCTGCCCGTCGTCGAAGCGCTGCAGCGGGTCAGCCCGGTGCCGCTGGACTGCCACCTCATGATCGAGGACCCCGACCGCTGGGCCCCGGCGTACGCCGAGGCCGGCGCGGCGGGCGTCACCTTCCACGCCGAGGCCGCGCGGGCCCCCGTGAAGCTGGCCCGCGACATCCGCGCCGCCGGGGGCCGGGCGGGCATCGCCCTGCGTCCGGCCACCCCCGTCGAGCCGTTCCTGGACCTGCTGCCGGAGTTCGACATGCTCCTCGTCATGACCGTCGAGCCCGGCTTCGGCGGCCAGGGGTTCCTCGACGTGACGCTGCCGAAGATCCGCCGGGCGCGCGCGGCCATCGGTGACCTCGACGTGCGCCTGCAGGTCGACGGCGGGGTCTCGACCGCGACCGTCGAGCGCGCGGCCGAGGCGGGCGCGGACGTCTTCGTCGCCGGGTCGGCCGTCTACGGCGCCGACGACGCGGCCGCGGCCATCGGCGAGCTGCGCGACCTCGCGGCGAGGGCCTGCGCCCACTGA
- a CDS encoding riboflavin synthase yields MFTGIVEEIGEVVAVEFGAESARLTVRGPVVVSDAVHGASIAVDGVCLTVVDQPEPGAFTVDVMQESLRRSSLHDVAAGRKVNLERAMAAHGRLGGHIVQGHVDGTGTIARRTPGEAWEVVRVEVPAGLARYVVEKGSITVDGTSLTVSAVSEPAATGHWFEVSLIPATLELTVLGAKPVGATVNLEVDVLAKYVERLRAFEPTAALGGQA; encoded by the coding sequence GTGTTCACCGGGATCGTGGAGGAGATCGGCGAGGTCGTCGCCGTGGAGTTCGGTGCGGAGTCGGCGCGGTTGACCGTGCGCGGTCCCGTCGTCGTCTCCGACGCCGTGCACGGGGCGTCCATCGCCGTCGACGGGGTCTGCCTGACCGTCGTCGACCAGCCCGAACCGGGCGCCTTCACCGTGGACGTCATGCAGGAGTCGTTGCGCCGCAGCTCGCTGCACGACGTCGCTGCGGGGCGGAAGGTGAACCTGGAGCGCGCGATGGCCGCGCACGGGCGACTGGGCGGGCACATCGTCCAGGGCCACGTCGACGGCACCGGCACCATCGCGCGGCGGACACCGGGGGAGGCGTGGGAGGTCGTGCGCGTCGAGGTCCCGGCCGGCCTGGCCCGCTACGTCGTGGAGAAGGGGTCCATCACCGTCGACGGCACCTCGCTGACCGTCTCGGCCGTCAGCGAGCCGGCCGCGACCGGGCACTGGTTCGAGGTCTCCCTCATCCCCGCCACCCTCGAGCTCACCGTCCTGGGCGCCAAGCCCGTCGGGGCCACGGTCAACCTGGAGGTGGACGTGCTGGCCAAGTACGTCGAGCGGCTGCGCGCCTTCGAGCCCACCGCCGCGCTCGGGGGGCAGGCGTGA
- the ribH gene encoding 6,7-dimethyl-8-ribityllumazine synthase, with amino-acid sequence MSGDGSPEITVDGSGLRVAVVAARWHHEVMDGLLAGARRALEASGVTDVVEVRVPGAFELPVAAARLARQGVDAVVTLGVVIRGGTPHFEYVCDAATQGLTQVAVTTGVPIGFGVLTVDTEAQALHRAGLRGSREDKGAEAVLAALETVVALREVAPPPPG; translated from the coding sequence GTGAGCGGGGACGGGAGTCCGGAGATCACGGTCGACGGTAGCGGCCTGCGGGTCGCGGTGGTCGCGGCGCGCTGGCACCACGAGGTCATGGACGGCCTGCTGGCGGGCGCGCGGCGCGCGTTGGAGGCCTCGGGCGTCACCGACGTCGTCGAGGTGCGCGTCCCGGGGGCCTTCGAGCTGCCCGTGGCCGCCGCCCGCCTGGCCCGGCAGGGCGTCGACGCCGTCGTCACCCTCGGGGTCGTCATCCGGGGCGGCACCCCGCACTTCGAGTACGTGTGCGACGCCGCCACCCAGGGGCTGACCCAGGTCGCGGTCACGACGGGGGTGCCGATCGGGTTCGGCGTCCTCACCGTCGACACCGAGGCGCAGGCGCTGCACCGCGCCGGTCTGCGCGGCTCGCGCGAGGACAAGGGCGCCGAAGCCGTGCTCGCCGCCCTGGAGACGGTCGTCGCGCTGCGCGAGGTCGCACCCCCGCCCCCGGGCTGA